The following are encoded together in the Bos javanicus breed banteng chromosome 4, ARS-OSU_banteng_1.0, whole genome shotgun sequence genome:
- the RPA3 gene encoding replication protein A 14 kDa subunit isoform X1, translating to MVDVMESPKARINASMLAQFIDQPVCFVGRLEKIHPTGKMFILSDGEGKNVTIELMEPLDEEISGIVEVVGRVTAKATIMCASYVQFKEDNHPFDLGLYNEAVKITHEFPQFFPLGVVQYG from the exons ATGGTGGACGTGATGGAGTCGCCCAAGGCGCGCATCAACGCCAGCATGCTAGCTCAGTTCATCGACCAGCCGGTCTGCTTCGTAGGGAGGCTGGAGAAG attcatcccactgggaaaatgtttattctttcagATGGTGAAGGAAAAAATGTAACTATTGAGTTGATGGAGCCT CTTGATGAAGAAATCTCTGGAATCGTGGAAGTAGTTGGAAGAGTAACGGCCAAGGCAACCATTATGTGTGCATCTTATGTCCAGTTTAAAGAAGATAATCATCCTTTTG ATCTTGGACTTTACAATGAGGCTGTGAAGATTACCCATGAGTTCCCTCAGTTTTTTCCTTTGGGAGTCGTGCAGTATGGTTGA
- the RPA3 gene encoding replication protein A 14 kDa subunit isoform X2 yields MVDVMESPKARINASMLAQFIDQPVCFVGRLEKIHPTGKMFILSDGEGKNLDEEISGIVEVVGRVTAKATIMCASYVQFKEDNHPFDLGLYNEAVKITHEFPQFFPLGVVQYG; encoded by the exons ATGGTGGACGTGATGGAGTCGCCCAAGGCGCGCATCAACGCCAGCATGCTAGCTCAGTTCATCGACCAGCCGGTCTGCTTCGTAGGGAGGCTGGAGAAG attcatcccactgggaaaatgtttattctttcagATGGTGAAGGAAAAAAT CTTGATGAAGAAATCTCTGGAATCGTGGAAGTAGTTGGAAGAGTAACGGCCAAGGCAACCATTATGTGTGCATCTTATGTCCAGTTTAAAGAAGATAATCATCCTTTTG ATCTTGGACTTTACAATGAGGCTGTGAAGATTACCCATGAGTTCCCTCAGTTTTTTCCTTTGGGAGTCGTGCAGTATGGTTGA